In Pseudorasbora parva isolate DD20220531a chromosome 1, ASM2467924v1, whole genome shotgun sequence, the DNA window aaaaaacggtTCATGAAACCTTAAAACGGGATACATTTGTCAACAGTAATTTTGTGTGTTCTGTTCTGAGTGAAAACTTCCTAAGGAGAAAATCCTGGATGAAATTAAGGTTTGTTCCTATTCCTATTTGAAATTAAGGTTTGTTCCTGAAATTAAGGTTTGTTTCTATTCCTATCAAATTAATACtgtacaaatagaaaaaaaaatactgtctcACATTTTACCTTTTTCTTGTTTACATGTAGATCACGGCTAATGTCTGCTGGGAacttttaaattgtattgtaattgttatattgctatgtaaaatgtaatttcttattCTCTTTTAGGGTGGCTTCTATCTAGGTGAAGGTGAAATATAGCCTTAACTCTGGTTAACTCTggcatattgacagaaatgttCCTTAATATGTACTCCCTGTACTaaactaaaaaagaaaaaaatgctagCTGAACAACGCACCATCAGGAAGTTTCACTTCCTGGCAAACAAATGGGCGACCAGTGCTGAAACTGGGAGTGCTGTTGATAGGGCACTAGCTTCATGTGGTGGCACTATGTGCTTGACAGGTTGAAAATTAATTGATGGCACAAGATGGCACAAAGGTAAGctgtttttttatgtaacttttCAAAAATGAATATATAAGCTTGCCATTAATGAACTGGAACAGCCTACGGATACCAGTTTTTTCCCACAGATTGCCCATTGGCTGCTGTTGCTGCTCCTGTCACATCATGAAacatttcataaatattttTGAGTATTTTATGACTGTAAAATTGCCtgcatatttattatttaaatgaaaaaccTTCAATAATCAAATTAACTGCAGCAAATGGGTTAATGTATCAACCtcaagctgctttaaaacaaccgtcattgtaaaagcactatataaataaagttggtTGATGATTGAAGTTGGATAAAGTTATCGCAGCAtttgttctgtccaatatttacctaGCACTGTATTACCCAAAattattattcaaataaaaattattattattattaaattattattcaaTAAAACATATTGCCAAATAACCCAGAAATTGTTATTTTTAACCTAGCATTTTTGAGAGTATAGAGATCTTCTTGGAATGGATTTCCATGGCCCAACAGCtacatccaagccttacatcaccaactGCATTGCAACCTGTTAGATGCAGTGGTGAAAAGCACTGggtttggcggctgccaggagaacagtagcctgactgcattgtgccaagtgtaaagtttagtggagagggaattatggtgtgggggttgtttttcaggggttgagcttggccccttagttccagtgagaggaactcttaatgcttcagcataccaagacatttaggacaatttcatgctctcaactttgtggggacattttggggATGAcaccttcctgttccaacatggcTGTGCACCAGTGCATAAAGCAAGTTCCacaaagacatggatgagcaagttATTGAAGGAACTTGattggcctgcacagagtcctgatctcaacccaatagaacacctttggaatgaattagagcagagattgcgagccaggccttctctttcaacatcagtgcctgacctcacaaatgtgcttttttaagaagtgtcaaaaattcccataaacccactcctaaaccttgtggaaagtcttcccagaagagttgaagctgttgtTACGACCACTGGCTCACAATGTTTTTGTATCCATCAGTAACATCAGAGTAAAGCAGGGTGCTAGGATGAAAGAGTAATAtaattttgaaatgtaaatgcagaaaacaacaaaccacaacacaaacaGTGTCCAAAACCAAAAAACCATCCATTTGGCTGTGTTGGTGATCTATTTTAAAGGAGCGTCTGAAGCACAGCAACATGTGTATACAATCCACTGACAATTTAGAAAGCCTCTGAGCTGAAATTCAGTTACAGTCATGGTCAGAATTCTGGGACCCTTTATATCTGTGAAGTATATTCccattcatatttatttttttagcaaaACAGGCTGACCAGGAATATTAAATTGTCCAGCCAACATGACTGTATGTAATGTGCATTATGTTTCTGACACGCTCTGTAAGctgtcgaccaatcacaaaagactggaccatctgagcaattaaagggggggtgaaatgctgtgtcatgcatactgagctttttacactgttaaagacttggatttccatcctaaacatagacaaaatttcaaaaactaatgttggacgtttgatggagtatttctgtgtcaaaaataccccttctggtttctcacaagtttcggagaggtttttttcgagcatgggtccgcttgacgtcgatagagtggaatgtccttgtatgggccgtacgggctcttctcccggaagggtgcgcgcgcgtgtgactagatgCACGCCGCCCATAAACACTTCTCTCAGGTGCAGCAGATCCACTAGTCCGTGCAACAcgtctgtcgcgccgcgctccactttattcctatgggtgaaaTCAAACGACTTCAactgattctttagctccgcccacactatACCCCTCCAGGCCAAATACTCCTCGCTGCAGACTGTAGCGCGGTGACGTCACGTATTTTGACGTCACGTACGTGTTACTGCGCATGCGCAAAATGACGTTTCGTATGCACGTAATACGCATGCGCGCAAATAACGTCACGTTTCCGCCCATGCGCGTCAGTTCACACGTGGATGAAGTTTGATCGAAAGCGATGGATTCCGTGACAGTAAGTCAATAAGCATTATTTATGTCGTTTGTAacaattgtgtgtttgtgttaacGTCTTTTAATTATAAAGGAATGCCATATAGTGTGTTATGAACACACTATGCTATATAAAAAGTTTACATGTTTTATGATGCATGTTAGCATTCGAAATGACAGGGTTTCTctggtgttaaaaaaaaaatctgtaaaagtCTTAATTCGCCTCTTAACAAATTAAGGATTTAAAGATGTATAAAGTAGAGCAGAAATACTTAAATCAATGAAGCCATGTCATTGATTGTTGttgcatgcattgcaaaaaatgctttgcatTGTTCCTCAGCATTTATATCCTGCTTTCCAAAACACATATTTAAAGATCCTTAAACCGAGATGCAGTTACATGGGATGCAAAATTGGAATCTCAAAAGACTGGATTTGAAAAGTGTGGATTTTTGTTTGTAACTCAttgattttttgtaaaaatatcaATGAGCTACAAAGACCTTCCCTTTGAAATAAGTTAATTTTCCTATCTTTGGGATGCTATTTGTTATTGTCTTAATTATAAcctcactttattttgataaattTTAAGAATTCacattttatgtcattttgtgtctccagtaaatgcatcttggtTAAATAAACATTAGACACTAGGAACAACAGCATTTTTGCAGCATGATCAGAGCGTAGTGTAAAAGTTATGTCCCAGTATGTAGTGTATGTTGTAGGTTATGTTACTAGTTTTTTTGGGTTGGggggtaaaataaattaaaaagtaatggaTATCTATTGAAATAGTTTTCTTTAatagtttacttttttttaaaaatactttatGGTCATAAAGCCTAttgtgttctctctctctctctctctctctctctctctctctctctctctctctctctctctctctctctctcatatatatatatctttactCTCTTAAAAAATGCTGAAGGAAATCTTACATTGACATTTATGTGACGTGTAGAGTGAAGCAACTTTTAACTTGATTGTAAATGTGTTTTCCTCTAGATGCATGTTAGTGTCCTTAAGAAAGGTGAAagcataaaaataaatcaatgcaGATCATGTTGTGATAAATATCACTGCCCTTTTTGTGAGACCTGGGTCTACAAACCAAGAGAGCTGTACAGTGTTGCAAAACATGTTGAGCATCATCTGCAGACAGCTATCGAGGAAGATGGTGTGTGTAGTGCTTGAACATCCATAAACATATtcctttgtgtttttatatatgCATTTTACAATGGTTGTTTACATTTTCAGATTTCATCATCATCAGGTGCAACTTAAAATGCAGAGATGATTCACATTTTCATTGCTTTTACTGTTCTGCCACTGTTCTGCGCAAGGCACAATTTAAAATACATCTCACAAATTGTAAGCAAAAGAAGGAACAAATTCAATCTTCACAAAGAACTGCAGCACCCTTACTTCAAGTTGAATCTCAGCCTTCACCAAGTGAACCACACACGTTTGTGTCTTCTACACCCATTAATCATCCATCTCAAAGCCAAGTCCTTAAGATACAACCCCTTCCATCTCCTCTGAGTACCAACCAACGTCTATCTTCAGGGTCGGATCTGTCAGCACCCTTACTTCAAGTTGAACCTCAGCCTTCACCAAGTGAACCAAATACATGTGTGTCTTCTACACCCATTAATCATCCATCTCAAAACCAAGTCCTTAAGATACAACCCCTTCCATCTCTGAGTACCAACCAACGTCTATCTTCAGGGTCTGATCTGTCAGCACCCTTACTTCAAGTTGAACCTTCACCAAGTGAACCGCAGACTTTTGTGTCTCCTAAAGATCATGTCCCAAGTGGTTCAAAACAAATCAGAGTGAAATGTATTCACTGTGGAATTGAACTTAACAAGAAAAACCTACGCCTCCACATTCGAAGAAAACACACAGAAGTGAAacaaacaattacatctgaacGCCACTTTCTTAGCCAGTGCATTGACAGTGACAATGGTATTTTTGCTGTTCAAAAATCTTTCTTTGGGCCATCACTGCCAATACATGTGCAGAAGAGGACATGGGGGGCAAACCACAGAATCAAGTGTGAGGTAGACCAGTGTAACACAAACACTGAATTTGCATTTCGAAGTGGTTTGAAGGCGTTTGAATGCGACCATATTAAATCCTTGGCTTACTGTCCTCGAAGCACTGATGACACTATCATTCTAAATGAAGAAGTACTGAAGGAGATGGTAGAACAAAAGTGGTTCGGAGAAGACAGAAAGAAGAAGTGCATTGAAAGGCAGCGGACCGCAAGTATTTTAGGTGTGCCACTCTCAGTGGAGGTGACAATTGCTGGACCCTCatcaagtaaatatatttcagtGTATGAGCCCAAAATGTCGTATTATAGCCGGCTTGGAAGAGTAATTGTTGGTTATGATTCCAAAAAAATCAGATGGAGTTGCCCATGTAACAAGACAAAACAGTCATGTGTGCACAAAGCGATTGCCAAGTGGCACTTATTTCAAACTCAGAAGTCCCTTTTTAGAAAAGTAAGGACCACAGAAAGGACTGATCCCATCCACAAAACAGAAGTTCAACAAGATACACAATACCCACCTAATGAGGCAGGCATAAAGAAAATGGTGCTGTatttattgacagaaaaactACTTCCTGCAGACCTGCCAAAGGAGCTCATAAATGGCCTTCAACCGAAGTGTGAATTCCCACGCAGCCTAGTTCCACAGGAAACTTTTTGCTCACAATGCAAGGGCAAACAGATGCTAAGTGAGCCAATCCTCATAACATCAAGAGCGAGGATTTTGACCTTCACAGGAGTTGTTGAaggtaaataaaatgtattcaaatttttttaattgttcacAAATGTTGGCTGTTACTGCAGTTTGAAAATCAAAACCCTCTCTTTTAAGGGATTTCCACCTACTACAAAGTTTGCATAAACTGTAAAATGATGTTTCGATATCAAGAGTTCACAGATGGGATTCATAATTTTAATGACCATCTGCTGGTTTCTCTACATTTATGCATGATTCTTCGAAATGCTATTCAGGTATGTTACCCACCTCATAGTACCAGATATTACTGCTTAAATATATTATTGAAATTAGATAGATAAAATATATTGCATTTTAATTCTATAACCTTAAGATTCCAGTTTGCCTTAATGTTTGGTTTGTTCTCGTAGAATCATACTGCAGTTAGCAGAGTCCTCAGCCTGCTTGAAGCCACTGAAAATACCAAATTTCCCAGCCATGACACAGTCCTTCATGCATACATTCACTTTGAAGCGCTGACAAACCATGAATATATGTACGCCTGCATCAACTGTGGATACTACCCTAAAGTGGTAATCATGGACCTCCACAAAAAAGGAGTATTTAGTGTGCCTTGTAAGTTACTTCATTGTACAGTATCTAGAAATTATAACTTTATgctagttttttttaatatgtgttttatttgtgtctTTTCAGTCAGTGAAATAAAAAGTCCCCCTGATGACTTTGAGGGACAGACCAACATTGGGTCTTTCTGGGAGCGAATGACACAAGATATGGTTGGTCGCGGATTTCTTCAAAGtaagttattgtttttattactattattattaatatggtGGTTTAAATGTTTGTTATTAATATAATAGTAAAATTGTAATTGTTAACTTGTGTGCTGTACAATGTGCTTGTTAATATGGAGACACTTTATAAATGCAAGGTGGCAGGAATAACCCCTTCGTAGTTCCTCCGAGTTATGATTTTTGGGCTCCATGGATTGGTGTCAACACAAGAAAATCTGAAATGGTGTTGAACACTGAATTTGCGAAAATTCAGAAAACCAAGCCATGTGACATGCTTGATCTTGACATAACTGAAGAACGACTCGGAGATGAGCTCTTCAAGATGAAGGTGAGATCCTagataatactttttaaataaagtagTCAATGCTTTTGATTTATGGCATAATGATGATGTAGGTTGAAGCCATACGGAAACTCTGCAAAGAATGTGGTTTGGAGTCTAAAGGATCCAAGATGGACCTTGTGTTGCGGTTGAGAGAGGAGATGCAAAACCGTGCCTCATACGACAAGGTGTTCCAAAAAATCTGGGGTGCTTCTggtaagtgtatatatatatatatataaaatgtaacatttgatTTAAGTTATATTCTTTACAATTGATGgataacaataaaaacataaagGGTTCAGTATGCTTAATACTACAATCGTTTCCAACATGAGTACATTTCCAACTATAGTTATGTTTCTAAAAGTTTATGCAATTTTCATAGACTACTACATAACACTTTATTGTACTTTCTACTGactatttctttcttttttttttaggtggATGGGCAGTAATTACTTGTCCCTGTGGAGTAGTATACTCGATTAAATTTAACATTAGAGCAGAGTCTCCAAGAGACTTTGCGGATTTGCTTTTGTCATGGAAGCACTTTCCTAATGTTTCAATATATGATTTTGCCAGAGGGCTAGCAACACACACTAACCTTCGTGAACCAGAGACTATACCTTTTAGCCCTCATGAAGGCAGACTTGCAGAGCCAACCCCTGAAAACATTCAGCTGGCGAAAGAGAACAAGTTCACTGTAAATCTGCcctggttaaacgttaaagagATGGAAAATGATCCCACCTGCCATCCTCTAACTGGTTCTTCTAAGCATTATGTTCTGTATGACCGCTTTCACGAATGTAACACAAAAGACCCAAAAGATGTCCTCAGAAGAGTTGACTTAGTCCCTGAACTAAGTGGGTGGTTAAATACCCAAACGGCCGAACAACTCTTTGCTGGCATGCggaaaaataattactttatgAACATGCTTACACCTTCAGCACATGTATTCTTAATGCGCAACATCATCCACCACTACAACAATTCACAGAATGAACGTGTGAAAGAAAACCTCCGAAAAATTGTGTCACCAAATGATCAGCTGATATTAAATGATAATGGCCAAGTTGTTGTAGGTAAGATTTCTCTTATTACTATGt includes these proteins:
- the LOC137075865 gene encoding uncharacterized protein; its protein translation is MHVSVLKKGESIKINQCRSCCDKYHCPFCETWVYKPRELYSVAKHVEHHLQTAIEEDDFIIIRCNLKCRDDSHFHCFYCSATVLRKAQFKIHLTNCKQKKEQIQSSQRTAAPLLQVESQPSPSEPHTFVSSTPINHPSQSQVLKIQPLPSPLSTNQRLSSGSDLSAPLLQVEPQPSPSEPNTCVSSTPINHPSQNQVLKIQPLPSLSTNQRLSSGSDLSAPLLQVEPSPSEPQTFVSPKDHVPSGSKQIRVKCIHCGIELNKKNLRLHIRRKHTEVKQTITSERHFLSQCIDSDNGIFAVQKSFFGPSLPIHVQKRTWGANHRIKCEVDQCNTNTEFAFRSGLKAFECDHIKSLAYCPRSTDDTIILNEEVLKEMVEQKWFGEDRKKKCIERQRTASILGVPLSVEVTIAGPSSSKYISVYEPKMSYYSRLGRVIVGYDSKKIRWSCPCNKTKQSCVHKAIAKWHLFQTQKSLFRKVRTTERTDPIHKTEVQQDTQYPPNEAGIKKMVLYLLTEKLLPADLPKELINGLQPKCEFPRSLVPQETFCSQCKGKQMLSEPILITSRARILTFTGVVEGK
- the LOC137077201 gene encoding uncharacterized protein, which produces MMFRYQEFTDGIHNFNDHLLVSLHLCMILRNAIQNHTAVSRVLSLLEATENTKFPSHDTVLHAYIHFEALTNHEYMYACINCGYYPKVVIMDLHKKGVFSVPFSEIKSPPDDFEGQTNIGSFWERMTQDMVGRGFLQSGRNNPFVVPPSYDFWAPWIGVNTRKSEMVLNTEFAKIQKTKPCDMLDLDITEERLGDELFKMKVEAIRKLCKECGLESKGSKMDLVLRLREEMQNRASYDKVFQKIWGASGGWAVITCPCGVVYSIKFNIRAESPRDFADLLLSWKHFPNVSIYDFARGLATHTNLREPETIPFSPHEGRLAEPTPENIQLAKENKFTVNLPWLNVKEMENDPTCHPLTGSSKHYVLYDRFHECNTKDPKDVLRRVDLVPELSGWLNTQTAEQLFAGMRKNNYFMNMLTPSAHVFLMRNIIHHYNNSQNERVKENLRKIVSPNDQLILNDNGQVVVGTPPESVQIDETHQGTRDPQETHQGMRDPQETHQDMRDPQETHQDMRDPQETHQGMRDPQETHQGMRDPQETHQDMRDPQETHQGMRDPQETHQGMRDPQETHQDMRDPQETHQGMRDPQETHQDMRDPQETHQGMRDPQETHQDMRDPQETHQGMRDPQETHQGMRDPQETHQGMRDPQETHQDMRDPQETHQGMRDPQETHQDMRDPQETHQGMRDPQETHQDMRDPQETHQGMRDPQETHQGMRDPQETHQGMRDPQETHQDMRDPQETHQGMRDPQETHQGMRDPQETHQGMRDPQETHQGMRDPQETHQGMRDPQETHQGMRDPQETHQSMTNVCM